The Candidatus Sericytochromatia bacterium genome includes a window with the following:
- a CDS encoding NUDIX domain-containing protein has translation MSTDSTISASRPIVTVGALACDPDGHVLVVQTHKWRHTWGVPGGKIDPGEPMAEALVREFAEETGLNVRDVQFVAVYEAIQSAEFYKPDAHMILLNFVCRCDGGPVTLSDEAQAYRWVTPEEADQLPLNSFTRQLLADARHLLHTSPPEHRIQPSTTSAKTRRMGASDLPFPGA, from the coding sequence TTGTCCACCGACTCAACGATATCCGCGTCGCGCCCCATTGTGACGGTGGGCGCCCTGGCCTGCGATCCTGATGGGCATGTTCTGGTGGTCCAGACCCACAAGTGGCGACATACCTGGGGAGTTCCCGGTGGCAAGATCGACCCGGGCGAGCCGATGGCTGAGGCACTGGTGCGGGAGTTCGCTGAAGAGACCGGTCTGAACGTACGTGACGTGCAATTTGTGGCGGTCTATGAAGCCATTCAATCAGCCGAATTCTACAAGCCCGATGCCCACATGATCTTGCTCAATTTTGTTTGCCGGTGTGATGGCGGCCCCGTCACGCTCTCCGACGAAGCGCAAGCGTACCGCTGGGTCACCCCGGAAGAGGCAGACCAGCTGCCCTTGAACAGCTTCACCCGGCAGCTGCTGGCCGATGCACGCCACCTGCTCCACACCAGCCCGCCGGAGCATCGCATCCAGCCATCCACCACGTCTGCAAAGACGCGGCGGATGGGCGCCTCAGATCTCCCATTCCCCGGCGCCTGA
- a CDS encoding protein kinase gives MINLAPRFQTLELLGRGGMGEVWRVRCERTDQEVALKVCLSPDETGRLQFRQEFWVMSTLRHPSLIPALEAGETEDGRPFFTMPIVRGTDASPGMPEAQVRAWLPGVLSALDFLHQRGFVHGDIKPENIRLTDDGGVRLMDLGLLRRSGRPAPISGTLAYVPPELVLGRAVDGRSDLYMLGAVLYELLAGVAPFSSARTDALLRAHVSQHPAPLRQVIPAVSLEMDSVVARLLEKNPADRFASGQEVLAALGLESADDESATLWTPPLLGREVLQRDLEAWSVQAAPDPPLRAIQGGAGFGKTRLLEELVAFARLQGEVCVLGAGMGSEATPYQALAPWVSHLWELAAADVRERLGPFLTTVLPHLADQAARSLEGSAERTRFFDSVALLAEHVAPRLTWCLDDVERLDSDSSDLVLFLKKRGETLQWRWLVAGRDLPEKMVESAPVATLAAFSPEQSRGLLATMLGGKVPEAVALQAIALAEGVPGSVELLARHWAQQGILKKRRGQWYVTREGDLVASGGIEGLADSSWTTLESAARSLLDLAAVLGERASLADLAQLSGLDDTAFFAARSALEQAGLLLAEDGAYRFLRPGQMPRILAAWDPSARREQHARIAVFFEARTPLADCVRRRDLGTLLRIAGHWVEAGRLGEAWPWVEAATRLCLTRGTTTTVISLVNAMHTSSDLQPRVLLALAGLEVYILRHQGQLDEAIARYDDGLLDRFVAQSDREAGEHLITYATMVQQKGRYDQAAEKTRLGIERARRVQDWATVVRGQFGLGRMHYFQGDSVQAVAQIEEAIALARQHGLTSSLPPMLSLAGYILSSAGEAEMPRAMALMTEGLKLAREEDNLYDSAEALNNLGNVLMAGGKFSAAKRYFEEYLVLCERMALPGEETFAHLNVASVALELGYLADATYHTDVALKICRPAGRRFPEAFAMVTQGALKIQAGEPDAGLALIQASLDLTREISNRYLESQVLAFQAEAAMLTGQLDWAESLLAQLEADPANSEHSEQAARLARVRAGLDSVRDAAAFLRRAEAAAGSDAPLPGVTLHVLRWGGCAALRGGEAERAERLLRAAAALAEAEQIKGVALEVEILRALAAEAQGAYGRMADRLARATALAEETRATHAQQWIALLRAYMPSGSLSQSQAALGYLHAWRQRLPRESVSAALQLECRDLILAQEATCEMSQRTTGLAAAMCEVSAASTPEDVIRVALGALLTLFTARSVHVATFQGSGLSGLESAGTLVDNEREAILAAAWDVHATGEERLLQLEGQHGHEPSAVLAVPLPAQDRLRVWILHVPQRPDLEPAAVRQAVAFVARMAANKLDLAHAESREGGGSVSASLALQAAKAALDGNDPMERVSALAAETLRAFNARRLLLLAQEGGRMRCEVAFGPDAEVLNPEWQIFTKGLARQVFNEKKPQFFDATEGDAGPTRASVRALDLHYVLVAPLSQGDVTRGVLYLDLEHGVSSEAHALETLEALAGVWAAMSKVIAATALPQT, from the coding sequence ATGATCAACCTAGCTCCTCGTTTTCAGACGCTCGAGTTGCTAGGCCGTGGAGGAATGGGCGAGGTCTGGCGAGTGCGCTGTGAGCGCACCGACCAGGAAGTGGCCTTGAAGGTGTGCCTGAGCCCCGATGAGACGGGGCGCTTGCAGTTCCGGCAGGAATTCTGGGTGATGTCGACCCTGCGTCATCCCTCCTTGATTCCGGCCCTCGAGGCGGGCGAAACCGAGGACGGGCGTCCCTTTTTCACGATGCCCATCGTGCGCGGGACAGATGCGTCGCCCGGGATGCCGGAGGCCCAGGTGCGTGCGTGGCTGCCGGGCGTGCTGTCGGCGCTGGACTTTCTCCACCAGCGTGGTTTCGTTCACGGGGACATCAAGCCGGAAAACATCCGCCTGACGGACGATGGCGGTGTGCGCTTGATGGACCTGGGCTTGTTGCGTCGCTCGGGGCGACCCGCTCCCATCAGTGGCACCTTGGCCTACGTTCCGCCTGAACTGGTCTTGGGGCGTGCGGTCGATGGGCGCAGCGACCTTTATATGTTGGGCGCCGTGCTCTACGAACTTCTGGCCGGTGTCGCCCCCTTCTCCTCGGCCCGGACGGATGCCCTTTTGCGCGCGCACGTCTCCCAACATCCGGCGCCCCTCCGCCAGGTGATACCAGCCGTCTCCCTCGAGATGGACTCCGTGGTGGCGCGGTTGCTGGAAAAAAATCCCGCTGACCGATTCGCCAGCGGGCAGGAGGTGCTGGCCGCGCTGGGCTTGGAGTCGGCGGACGATGAATCCGCCACGCTCTGGACGCCTCCCTTGCTCGGGCGGGAGGTCCTGCAACGAGACCTGGAGGCCTGGAGTGTGCAGGCGGCACCCGACCCGCCCCTGCGCGCCATTCAGGGGGGCGCGGGGTTCGGCAAGACCCGTCTCCTGGAGGAGTTGGTTGCCTTCGCGCGCCTGCAGGGTGAGGTCTGTGTGCTGGGGGCGGGCATGGGCAGCGAGGCGACCCCCTACCAGGCCCTGGCGCCGTGGGTCAGTCACCTCTGGGAACTGGCCGCGGCGGACGTGCGGGAGCGCCTGGGGCCTTTCCTCACCACCGTCTTGCCTCACCTGGCCGACCAGGCCGCCCGCTCGCTGGAGGGCTCTGCCGAGCGGACCCGCTTTTTCGATTCGGTGGCCCTCCTCGCCGAACATGTGGCGCCTCGCCTGACCTGGTGCCTGGATGATGTTGAACGACTCGACTCCGATTCGTCGGACCTCGTGTTGTTCCTCAAAAAGCGTGGTGAGACCCTGCAGTGGCGCTGGCTGGTGGCAGGTCGGGACTTACCGGAGAAAATGGTCGAGTCGGCGCCGGTGGCGACCCTGGCGGCCTTCAGCCCGGAACAGTCTCGGGGGCTGTTGGCCACGATGCTGGGTGGAAAGGTGCCCGAGGCCGTGGCACTCCAAGCGATTGCCCTGGCCGAAGGGGTGCCGGGCTCGGTGGAGTTGTTGGCCCGGCACTGGGCCCAACAGGGCATCTTGAAGAAGCGCCGGGGCCAGTGGTACGTGACCCGCGAAGGCGACCTCGTGGCCTCAGGTGGGATCGAGGGTCTGGCCGACTCCTCCTGGACCACGCTTGAATCGGCCGCCCGCTCCCTGCTCGACCTGGCTGCCGTGCTGGGGGAACGTGCCTCATTGGCCGATCTCGCCCAGCTCTCCGGTCTGGATGACACGGCCTTCTTCGCCGCGCGTTCCGCCCTTGAACAGGCTGGTTTGTTGCTGGCAGAGGATGGGGCGTATCGCTTTCTGCGGCCCGGGCAGATGCCTCGCATCCTGGCTGCGTGGGACCCCTCCGCGCGACGGGAACAGCACGCGCGGATCGCTGTGTTCTTCGAGGCGCGCACACCCCTGGCTGATTGCGTCCGCAGGCGCGACCTGGGCACGTTGCTGCGGATTGCCGGTCACTGGGTGGAGGCAGGGCGACTGGGGGAGGCGTGGCCTTGGGTCGAAGCCGCCACGCGCCTGTGTCTGACCCGCGGGACCACCACCACGGTGATTTCCCTGGTCAATGCGATGCACACCTCAAGCGACCTGCAACCGCGCGTGCTGCTCGCGTTGGCCGGCCTGGAGGTGTATATCCTGCGTCATCAGGGACAGTTGGATGAGGCCATCGCGCGCTATGACGACGGATTGCTCGACCGCTTCGTGGCGCAGAGCGATCGCGAGGCCGGGGAACACCTGATCACCTATGCCACGATGGTGCAGCAAAAGGGCCGCTATGACCAGGCAGCCGAGAAGACGCGCCTCGGTATCGAACGAGCGCGCCGCGTGCAGGACTGGGCGACTGTCGTCCGCGGGCAGTTCGGTCTTGGTCGCATGCATTATTTCCAGGGTGATTCCGTGCAGGCCGTGGCGCAGATTGAAGAGGCGATCGCCTTGGCCCGCCAGCACGGCTTGACCTCGAGCCTCCCGCCCATGTTGAGCCTGGCCGGTTATATTCTCTCGTCGGCGGGGGAGGCGGAGATGCCTCGCGCCATGGCCTTGATGACCGAGGGGTTGAAGCTGGCGCGAGAGGAGGACAATCTCTACGACTCCGCGGAAGCGCTCAACAACCTGGGCAATGTCTTGATGGCGGGCGGAAAATTCAGTGCGGCGAAGCGCTATTTCGAGGAGTATCTCGTTCTGTGCGAGCGAATGGCCCTGCCCGGCGAGGAAACCTTCGCGCACTTGAACGTGGCCTCCGTGGCGTTGGAGCTAGGTTATCTGGCCGATGCCACTTACCACACTGACGTTGCCCTGAAAATCTGTCGTCCCGCGGGCCGTCGCTTTCCGGAAGCCTTTGCCATGGTTACCCAGGGGGCCTTGAAGATTCAGGCCGGAGAGCCGGATGCCGGTTTGGCCCTGATCCAGGCGAGCCTCGATCTGACGCGGGAGATTTCCAATCGTTACCTGGAAAGTCAGGTATTGGCGTTTCAGGCGGAGGCGGCCATGTTGACCGGCCAGCTCGACTGGGCGGAAAGCTTGCTGGCGCAGCTAGAGGCTGACCCTGCCAATTCGGAACACAGTGAGCAGGCGGCTCGCCTGGCCCGCGTGCGGGCTGGGCTGGATTCCGTGCGTGATGCGGCGGCGTTTCTGCGCAGGGCGGAGGCGGCGGCTGGAAGCGATGCGCCCTTGCCCGGGGTCACGTTGCATGTGCTGCGCTGGGGGGGATGTGCTGCCCTGCGAGGCGGTGAAGCCGAACGGGCCGAGAGGTTGCTGCGGGCTGCGGCAGCCCTGGCAGAGGCCGAGCAGATCAAGGGAGTCGCCCTCGAAGTTGAAATCTTGCGGGCGCTGGCGGCCGAAGCCCAGGGAGCCTATGGCCGGATGGCGGATCGCTTGGCTCGGGCGACGGCGTTGGCGGAAGAGACCCGGGCGACGCACGCGCAGCAGTGGATCGCCCTGCTGCGGGCTTACATGCCCTCCGGCTCGTTGAGCCAGTCGCAAGCGGCCTTGGGGTATTTACATGCCTGGCGTCAGCGATTGCCGAGGGAATCTGTCTCGGCGGCCCTGCAACTGGAGTGTCGTGACCTGATATTGGCTCAGGAGGCCACCTGCGAGATGTCCCAACGCACCACCGGACTGGCTGCTGCCATGTGTGAGGTCTCCGCGGCGTCGACGCCCGAGGACGTCATTCGCGTCGCGTTGGGGGCGCTTCTGACGCTCTTCACGGCGCGCTCCGTTCATGTGGCCACCTTTCAAGGATCTGGCTTGAGCGGGCTCGAATCGGCGGGCACGCTGGTCGATAACGAGCGTGAGGCTATTCTGGCGGCGGCCTGGGACGTGCATGCCACCGGAGAGGAGAGACTGCTCCAACTGGAGGGTCAACACGGACACGAGCCGTCCGCGGTTCTGGCCGTTCCCTTGCCGGCTCAGGACCGCTTGCGCGTCTGGATCTTGCACGTGCCTCAACGTCCCGACCTTGAACCTGCTGCCGTGAGGCAGGCAGTGGCCTTCGTGGCACGCATGGCTGCCAACAAGCTGGATCTGGCTCATGCCGAATCGCGCGAGGGCGGCGGATCGGTGAGCGCAAGCTTGGCGCTGCAGGCGGCCAAGGCCGCGCTGGATGGCAACGACCCGATGGAGAGAGTCTCGGCGCTGGCCGCAGAAACCCTGCGTGCCTTCAACGCCCGTCGGTTGCTGCTGCTGGCGCAGGAGGGGGGCAGGATGCGCTGCGAGGTGGCCTTCGGCCCCGACGCGGAGGTCTTGAACCCGGAGTGGCAGATCTTCACCAAGGGGCTTGCGCGTCAGGTCTTCAACGAGAAGAAACCCCAATTTTTTGACGCCACCGAAGGCGATGCTGGCCCGACGCGTGCCAGTGTGCGGGCCTTGGATCTGCACTATGTGCTGGTCGCTCCCCTGAGCCAGGGTGATGTCACCCGGGGGGTGCTCTACCTCGACCTGGAGCACGGGGTGTCGTCCGAGGCGCATGCGCTTGAAACGCTCGAGGCCCTGGCCGGGGTGTGGGCCGCGATGAGCAAGGTCATTGCGGCGACGGCGCTCCCGCAAACCTGA
- a CDS encoding aldehyde dehydrogenase family protein: MTIQSSATDAALDARGRFDLASLQAAVRAFNSRGQLGQDPLAALYGARRQQWNLFSVGLRDDEMETLRDYIFPYRELPTAPDAAPVPAYNLVAGEWKKPSSGQLVTLPTLWDNRIPMVAVADSQPADVEEVVEAAWSHWSSFEWAEETTSYRKWVVNNFSRLLEYFSEDVMREIRHVIPKTRMEAEKDFWEAKRAADHIGGNAEKALRGEIVPPMVPGHSYWKNGFLPAGVCAVVTPMNFIYGIPVIQIVGCYMSGSVMVFKGHPFGGICNTVMMRMLLAAGANPRAIHKLEGFGSGIAGLATHEKVAVVSLTGSEKTAKAIASGRGVRTLKFEGGGCNWAYVDEGFSDDELQRIAVRLVYSKLGFSSHKCTTLHGIAGSQAVLTKLESLINAEMDQWTVGDPHLTENAKTIGPNMVHKAQTVTNIQEAARRAGYRIAREGGKLSHSEYANHAEVIAPVVIADLVPNAVVTADWDGKGEETFNLTTTEFFMPILCLMPLAEFEDFLRFAVLTNSHDLACSIWSRDDRKLQRARRIIGGMLKENDGTDSAMDWEEFGASGIGDSGNMGVGDAETTVAIFSRRQKGRHVIF, from the coding sequence ATGACGATTCAGTCTTCCGCAACCGATGCAGCGCTCGACGCCAGGGGCCGCTTCGACCTGGCGAGCCTGCAGGCCGCCGTTCGCGCCTTCAATTCACGCGGCCAGCTGGGCCAGGACCCCTTGGCGGCCCTCTATGGCGCCCGGCGCCAGCAGTGGAATCTGTTCAGCGTGGGCCTGCGGGATGACGAGATGGAGACGCTGCGCGACTACATCTTCCCGTACCGCGAGTTGCCCACGGCACCAGATGCCGCTCCTGTCCCTGCCTACAACCTGGTGGCTGGGGAGTGGAAAAAACCCAGTTCAGGCCAGCTGGTGACGCTGCCCACCCTGTGGGACAACCGCATTCCGATGGTGGCCGTGGCCGACTCCCAACCTGCCGACGTGGAAGAAGTGGTGGAAGCAGCCTGGTCGCACTGGAGCAGCTTCGAGTGGGCCGAAGAGACCACCTCGTACCGAAAGTGGGTGGTGAACAACTTCTCCCGCCTGCTCGAATACTTCTCAGAGGATGTGATGCGCGAAATTCGCCACGTCATCCCCAAGACGCGCATGGAAGCTGAGAAGGACTTCTGGGAAGCGAAGCGGGCCGCTGATCACATTGGCGGCAACGCAGAGAAAGCGCTCCGTGGGGAAATCGTGCCCCCGATGGTGCCAGGCCATAGTTACTGGAAAAACGGCTTCCTGCCTGCGGGCGTGTGCGCGGTCGTCACCCCGATGAATTTCATTTACGGCATTCCGGTCATCCAGATCGTGGGGTGCTACATGTCCGGCTCCGTGATGGTCTTCAAAGGTCATCCGTTCGGCGGCATCTGCAACACGGTGATGATGCGCATGCTGCTGGCTGCCGGGGCCAATCCGCGCGCCATCCACAAGCTAGAAGGCTTCGGCAGTGGCATTGCGGGGCTGGCCACCCACGAGAAGGTGGCCGTGGTCTCTTTGACCGGCTCCGAGAAAACCGCCAAGGCGATCGCCTCGGGGCGCGGCGTGCGCACGCTCAAGTTCGAAGGCGGCGGATGCAATTGGGCTTACGTCGATGAGGGATTCAGCGACGACGAGCTCCAGCGCATCGCGGTCCGGCTGGTTTACTCCAAGTTGGGTTTCAGCAGCCACAAGTGCACCACCCTGCACGGCATCGCAGGCAGCCAGGCGGTGCTGACCAAGCTCGAAAGCCTGATCAACGCGGAGATGGACCAGTGGACGGTGGGTGATCCGCACCTCACGGAGAACGCCAAAACGATTGGCCCCAACATGGTGCACAAGGCCCAGACCGTGACCAACATTCAGGAAGCGGCCCGGCGCGCTGGCTACCGCATCGCCCGCGAAGGCGGCAAGCTCAGCCATTCAGAGTATGCGAACCACGCGGAGGTGATTGCCCCGGTGGTCATCGCTGATCTGGTGCCCAATGCGGTGGTCACGGCAGATTGGGACGGCAAGGGCGAAGAGACGTTCAACCTGACCACCACCGAGTTCTTCATGCCCATCCTGTGCCTGATGCCGCTGGCGGAATTCGAAGACTTCCTGCGCTTTGCCGTGCTGACGAACTCTCACGACCTGGCCTGTTCCATCTGGAGCCGGGATGACCGCAAACTTCAGCGCGCTCGCCGCATCATCGGCGGCATGCTGAAGGAAAACGACGGCACCGATTCCGCCATGGACTGGGAAGAATTTGGCGCCTCCGGCATCGGAGACTCCGGCAACATGGGCGTGGGAGATGCCGAAACAACGGTGGCCATCTTCAGCCGCCGTCAAAAGGGTCGACACGTGATCTTCTGA